In Oncorhynchus kisutch isolate 150728-3 linkage group LG7, Okis_V2, whole genome shotgun sequence, one DNA window encodes the following:
- the LOC109893985 gene encoding gamma-aminobutyric acid receptor subunit rho-1-like has product MCTMQVDTVLVLFCVCLMGVSGRSAHQRGDKLETYKQSRSRRETSRMDDGAAHSKTASPILKRGPDMTKSPMTKSEQLLRIDDHDFTMRPAFGGPPIPVGVDVQVESLDTISEVDMDFTMTLYLRHYWKDERLSFTSTNNQSMTFDSRLAKKIWVPDMFFVHSKRSFIHDTTTDNVMLRVYPDGNVLYSLRVTVTAMCNMDLSRFPLDTQTCSLEIESYAYTDDDLMLYWKKGNESLNTDERISLSQFLIQKFHTTTKLAFYSSTGWYNRLYIHFTLRRHVFFFLLQTYFPATLMVMLSWVSFWIDRRAVPARVPLGITTVLTMSTIITGVNASMPRVSYIKAVDIYLWVSFVFVFLSVIEYAAVNYLSTVQERKERKLRERLPCTCGIGNPDDAMCDPQITGYTTMDVNSIGNYGTAGNYGMPENGGRQERMFAQVVLGDPQLTGQVKRPGYVNIWIDTHAIDKYSRMVFPGSYVLFNIIYWSIYS; this is encoded by the exons ATGTGCACCATGCAGGTGGATACTGTGTTGGTGCTGTTCTGCGTCTGCCTCATGGGGGTTTCTGGGAGATCAGCTCATCAAAGAGGTGACAAGCTGGAGACCTACAAACAGAGCAG ATCCAGGAGAGAAACATCAAGAATGGATGATGGAGCAGCTCACAGCAAGACCGCAAG CCCAATCCTAAAACGAGGTCCAGACATGACAAAATCTCCCATGACAAAATCTGAGCAGCTCTTAAGAATAGATGACCATGACTTTACCATGAGACCAGCATTTGGAG GACCCCCTATTCCAGTTGGGGTAGATGTTCAGGTTGAAAGTCTGGACACAATCTCTGAAGTGGATATG GACTTCACCATGACCCTGTACCTGAGGCACTACTGGAAGGACGAGCGCCTGTCCTTCACCAGTACCAATAACCAGAGCATGACCTTTGACAGCAGGCTGGCCAAGAAGATCTGGGTTCCTGACATGTTCTTCGTCCACTCCAAGAGGTCCTTCATCCATGACACCACCACGGACAACGTCATGCTGAGGGTGTACCCTGACGGCAACGTGCTTTACAGTCTGAG AGTCACTGTCACGGCCATGTGCAACATGGACCTGAGTCGCTTCCCTCTAGACACACAGACCTGCTCGCTGGAAATAGAGAGCT ATGCATACACGGACGATGATCTCATGCTGTACTGGAAGAAAGGCAACGAGTCACTGAACACAGATGAGAGGATATCTTTATCCCAGTTCCTTATCCAGAAGTTTCACACCACTACAAAACTGGCCTTCTATAGCAGTACAG GCTGGTACAACCGTCTGTACATCCACTTCACCCTGCGACGTCACGTCTTCTTCTTCCTGCTCCAGACCTACTTCCCAGCCACCCTCATGGTCATGCTGTCCTGGGTCTCCTTCTGGATTGACCGCCGGGCCGTCCCCGCTAGGGTCCCTTTGG GTATCACCACAGTGCTCACCATGTCCACCATCATCACTGGAGTCAACGCCTCCATGCCCAGAGTGTCCTACATCAAAGCAGTGGACATCTACCTGTGGGTCAGTTTCGTGTTTGTCTTCCTCTCGGTCATAGAGTATGCCGCGGTCAACTACCTCTCTACCGTgcaggaaaggaaagagaggaaactAAGAGAGAGG TTGCCGTGTACATGTGGCATCGGAAACCCTGACGACGCCATGTGCGACCCCCAGATCACTGGTTACACCACCATGGACGTCAACAGCATAGGGAACTATGGCACCGCAGGGAACTATGGGATGCCGGAGAACGGAGGCAGGCAGGAGAGGATGTTTGCCCAGGTGGTTCTGGGGGATCCCCAGCTCACGGGCCAGGTAAAGAGGCCAGGCTATGTGAACATTTGGATAGACACCCATGCCATAGACAAGTACTCACGGATGGTCTTCCCTGGTTCCTACGTCCTGTTCAACATCATCTACTGGTCCATCTACTCCTAA